A stretch of the Microcebus murinus isolate Inina chromosome 6, M.murinus_Inina_mat1.0, whole genome shotgun sequence genome encodes the following:
- the LOC105864594 gene encoding olfactory receptor 11H6-like, whose product MYILLGNFSLLEICYVTTTVPKMLANFLSTSKSISFVSCFAQFYFFFSFGCDEGFYLCIMAFDRCLAICRPLHYPRIMTRQLCTGLVIFGWSGGFITFVTPVVLISQLPYCGPNIINHFVCDPVPLMMLSCSEDTTTQHVYSTFNIIFMIGTFLFILCSYALVMLAVLRMPSEAGKRKAFSTCASHLTVVFLFYGSIMVMYVSPGSGHPVEVQKIVTLFYTVITPLCNPLIYSLRNKEMKAALQKVLGTERAVHKT is encoded by the coding sequence ATGTACATCcttttgggaaatttttctctcctGGAAATATGTTATGTCACCACAACCGTTCCTAAAATGTTGGCCAACTTCCTCTCCACAAGCAAGTCCATCTCATTCGTGAGTTGTTTTGCACAGTTCTActtcttcttctcctttgggTGTGATGAGGGCTTCTACCTTTGCATCATGGCCTTTGACAGGTGCCTTGCCATCTGCCGCCCTCTGCATTATCCACGCATCATGACCAGACAGCTGTGCACCGGCCTCGTCATCTTTGGATGGTCAGGTGGGTTCATTACCTTCGTAACTCCAGTGGTTCTCATTTCACAGTTGCCCTACTGTGGCCCAAATATCATCAACCATTTCGTGTGTGACCCTGTTCCATTAATGATGCTGTCCTGTTCTGAAGACACCACCACCCAACATGTTTACTCCACTTTTAACATTATCTTCATGATTGGCACCTTTCTCTTCATCCTCTGTTCCTACGCTCTGGTGATGCTGGCTGTACTACGGATGCCCTCAGAGGCTGGCAAACGAAAGGCTTTCTCCACTTGTGCTTCTCATCTGACTGTGGTGTTCCTGTTTTACGGCTCTATTATGGTGATGTATGTGAGCCCCGGATCAGGACACCCAGTGGAAGTGCAAAAAATTGTGACCTTATTTTATACTGTGATAACACCCCTCTGTAATCCTCTAATTTATAGCCTGAGAAACAAGGAGATGAAGGCTGCCTTGCAGAAAGTTTTGGGGACAGAAAGAGCTgttcataaaacataa